One Salminus brasiliensis chromosome 5, fSalBra1.hap2, whole genome shotgun sequence DNA segment encodes these proteins:
- the cep162 gene encoding centrosomal protein of 162 kDa isoform X4 — protein MAYRMTKEELDQQFEQFLKESVSDDSVELGSSSARHSVLDQLGKVPQKPVKKSDVSVPWWQDDDDSEDALGKGLLASGKTFLKSLRKSQPIQEVDEERLLENGPRGDAVIFSRDSLEPEESLIVSRSAQIAADLDLDEKEKARLFPNLDRGSESDDLRLNKERESSSSTVTSPKREGAVSLTMENQGEDGERVSAKDNTSPSPAYSDDFEDEVSEKKAEKKKPERRGMLAKVSLHDSLNDTDGDQVAALRNYVAERTEFPNSRVAEAAGPGAPVSLHDSLNSTDGYQGAAVGTDGTERPEWPDSRMPEAAGPGAPGQSYGQSGASEMEALQEAYWQISHSVREYEDDKVQESSRSPTSPTTPVFSTGTFRHVSTAGSDLPTAEELMQAIGPDSGFTYGLSLQPLIEAAGDGSAERMALDGSPVRADDLREVNKEIPAVMEPHTATLQNRHRSVAEELKRLMQEDSPERPSVSSKGKKPQASGRSTTTRSTLSVFRKAPVPSERTKKVESRPLAKPSAPSRTGRIAKPPFPLAQRKNPSHITNKSSALNQTHTVKGADSGLRVSSELITSVQSFAAFLEHQMKLNPDRPDLSDRNTQQTTKNTSDLGKEVPAVSGQDLLSTRSSLEQLSLQLAQNERRLLLREEQLQQEHSKEISALKQENYMLQSKLRSLEETSKKQRWSFGEVSDPATEEKLRQIEKEMKQQETLIQGYHLENEKLYVQMKALQAQNKQNEEAMFTENQRLLSELAFTKEQLHRINKQKTMGSGSVAAADQGYSVTELMAQVQAAERKEAKLQAETHRLKQEKQALQVDLQMIKKERDLAKAQVLYTSGDKGFELKLLEEKHKEEVSELKKRLQWYAENQELLDKDAARLRAASAETQKLTEQVEKLKMEVAKRANLQEKKAKERAGEAKRIQDLERQVREMEEILRRRHPNSLPALIYAAVAAGGEEGGSNHQHAAPQPSQTVALLERRIHRLEAELEGRDDEAKRSLRAMEQQFQRIKLQYEQQISELEQQLTERSPEHRDGLSQESRTKAELLQEELKQLKEAHQSQVNALKAEVASLQEQVQQARSSAEPEKSTRSPSRHQRQAEAAQAARLERLTQELSAKSRTIQDLHRTVERLQRERRTMLSVPSRVEGSSTKPRQQHSGPDKDPIPVAATETFPPTKDEKDYQPRAFSGFHISEVQQENDRLMLRQEQLELQWEQERISLQAAAAQAHSELQRVQDRIAEQLASLKAEHQREVEHLVARHALEHSSSKVAELTNQMKTQEIMVLHLREQLKELQSTKDALVVSKLREETLQNQLAKLLEELKQAKEAHSPELRHFTSLEHKIHSMELRYQQREQELQQVIAQTRSVVEQEQQTEVARWKRLAQGKSSELEAFRLELDSILDVLRELQRQGVVIPATQHSSASGFVFRPLRS, from the exons ATGGCTTACCGAATGACAAAGGAGGAGTTGGACCAGCAGTTTGAACAGTTTCTGAAAGAG TCCGTCTCCGATGACTCTGTTGAACTGGGAAGCAGCTCTGCGCGCCACAGTGTCTTGGACCAATTGGGGAAAGTACCACAGAAGCCGGTGAAGAAAAGCGACGTGTCCGTGCCTTGGTGGCAGGATGATGATGACAGTGAGGATGCTCTGGGAAAAG GACTGTTGGCATCTGGGAAGACCTTCCTCAAATCCTTAAGGAAGTCTCAGCCCATCCAGGAGGTTGACGAAGAGCGACTGCTGGAGAATGGGCCCAGAGGGGATGCAGTCATCTTCAGCAGAGACAGTCTAGAGCCAGAGG AATCACTGATTGTATCTCGATCTGCACAAATTGCAGCTGACTTAGACCTGGATGAGAAGGAGAAGGCAAGACTTTTTCCCAACCTGGACAGAGGTTCTGAGTCTGATGACCTCAGGttgaacaaagagagagaatccagcagctccactgtcACCTCACCAAAACG GGAAGGAGCTGTATCTTTGACAATGGAAAATCAGGGAGAAGATGGCGAACGGGTTTCTGCTAAAGACAACACAT CACCGTCACCTGCTTACAGTGACGATTTTGAGGATGAAGTAAGTGAGAAGAAAGCTGAAAAGAAG aaaCCTGAAAGGCGAGGCATGTTGGCTAAAG TTTCACTTCATGACTCTCTGAATGACACGGATGGAGATCAGGTGGCTGCTTTGAGAAATTACGTTGCAGAAAGAACTGAATTTCCCAACTCCAGAGTGGCAGAGGCAGCAGGACCAGGTGCTCCAG tgTCACTTCATGACTCTCTGAACTCCACAGATGGATATCAAGGGGCTGCTGTGGGAACTGATGGTACAGAAAGACCTGAATGGCCTGACTCCAGAATGCCAGAGGCAGCAGGACCAGGTGCTCCAG GTCAGTCGTATGGTCAGAGTGGTGCGAGTGAGATGGAGGCACTGCAGGAGGCATACTGGCAGATCAGTCACTCTGTGCGAGAGTACGAGGATGACAAAGTGCAAGAGTCCAGCAGGAGTCCAACTTCTCCCACCACTCCAGTGTTCTCTACAGGAACCTTCAGACATGTCTCCACAGCAGGATCAG ATTTACCGACTGCAGAGGAACTGATGCAGGCTATTGGACCCGACTCTGGATTCACATATGGCCTGTCCCTTCAGCCCCTAAT TGAAGCAGCAGGTGATGGCAGTGCTGAAAGGATGGCTTTAGATGGCAGTCCAGTGCGAGCTGATGATCTCAGAGAAGTAAATAAAGAGATCCCTGCAGTAATGGAGCCGCACACAGCCACCCTTCAGAACAGACACAGGAGCGTTGCTGAGGAGCTGAAAAGGCTCATGCAGGAGGACTCTCCGGAACGCCCTAGTGTCTCCAGCAAGGGCAAGAAGCCGCAG gcttcTGGCAGATCTACTACTACAAGGTCCACTTTATCTGTTTTTAGAAAAGCTCCAGTGCCATCAGAGAGGACTAAAAAAGTTGAGAGCAGACCGCTGGCGAAGCCTTCTGCGCCCAGCAGGACTGGCCGTATAGCCAAACCTCCATTTCCACTGGCTCAAAGAAAGAATCCGAGCCATATCACCAACAAATCGTCTGCTCTAAACCAGACACACACTGTCAAAG GCGCAGACTCTGGTTTGAGGGTAAGCAGTGAACTCATTACCTCAGTCCAGTCCTTTGCTGCTTTTTTAGAGCATCAAATGAAACTGAACCCTGACCGCCCTGACCTTTCAGACCGCAACACACAGCAAACAACAAAGAACACA AGTGATTTAGGAAAGGAAGTACCTgcagtcagtggtcaggacctgcTCTCGACACGCTCTTCTCTGGAGCAACTGAGTCTGCAGCTTGCTCAGAACGAGAGGCGGCTCCTGCTCAGAGAGGAGCAGCTACAGCAAGAGCATAGCAAGGAGATAAGTGCGCTCAAACAGGAGAACTACATGTTACAGAGCAAG CTGCGCAGCCTAGAAGAGACCAGTAAGAAACAGCGATGGAGTTTTGGCGAGGTCTCAGACCCAGCAACGGAGGAGAAACTCCGACAGATTGAGAAAGAGATGAAGCAACAGGAGACACTGATTCAGGGCTATCACCTG GAGAACGAGAAGTTATACGTGCAGATGAAGGCTCTCCAGgcgcaaaataaacaaaacgaAGAGGCCATGTTCACAGAGAACCAGCGGCTGCTCTCTGAATTAGCCTTCACTAA AGAACAGTTACACAGGATCAATAAGCAGAAGACTATGGGAAGTGGAAGTGTAGCTGCTGCAGATCAAGGATACAGTGTCACTGAGCTAATGGCTCAGGTGCAAGCTGCAGAG AGGAAAGAAGCAAAGCTACAGGCGGAAACCCACAGGCTAAAACAAGAGAAGCAGGCCCTACAGGTGGACCTGCAAATGATCAAAAAAGAGAGGGACTTAGCAAAAGCACAGGTCCTCTACACCTCAG GTGATAAAGGCTTTGAGCTGAAGCTTCTGGAAGAGAAGCATAAGGAAGAGGTGTCCGAGCTAAAAAAGAGGCTACAGTGGTATGCTGAGAATCAGGAGCTGCTGGACAAAGATGCAGCTCGACTGAGAGCAGCCAGTGCAGAGACACAGAAACTAACTGAGCAG GTGGAGAAGCTTAAGATGGAGGTAGCCAAGCGAGCCAACCTGCAGGAGAAGAAAGCAAAAGAAAGGGCTGGGGAGGCCAAGAGAATCCAGGACCTGGAGCGGCAG GTGAGGGAGATGGAGGAGATCCTTCGGCGTAGGCACCCAAACTCCCTGCCTGCTCTGATCTATGCTGCAGTGGCAGCAGGTGGTGAAGAGGGAGGAAGCAACCATCAACATGCAGCTCCTCAACCCTCCCAGACGGTAGCCCTACTAGAGCGACGCATCCACAGGCTGGAGGCTGAGCTCGAGGGCCGCGATGACGAAGCCAAGCGCTCTCTCAGAGCCATGGAGCAGCAGTTCCAGAGAATTAAG ctcCAGTATGAGCAGCAAATCTCAGAGCTAGAGCAGCAGTTAACTGAGCGAAGCCCAGAGCATCGAGATGGTTTGTCCCAGGAGTCGAGGACTAAGGCTGAGCTGCtgcaggaggagctgaagcagctAAAGGAGGCCCACCAAAGCCAAGTGAATGCTTTGAAGGCTGAAGTGGCCTCCCTGCAGGAACAGGTCCAGCAGGCTCGTTCCTCAGCAGAGCCAGAGAAGTCAACCCGCAGCCCTTCACGACACCAGCGGCAGGCTGAAGCAGCGCAGGCGGCTCGGCTGGAACGCCTGACCCAAGAACTTTCTGCAAAGAGCCGGACCATTCAGGACCTCCATCGCACCGTGGAGaggctgcagagagagaggaggaccATGCTCTCTGTGCCTTCAAGGGTCGAGGGGTCCAGCACAAAGCCTAGACAGCAGCACTCTGGCCCTGACAAAGACCCAATTCCTGTCGCTGCCACCGAGACTTTCCCTCCTACCAAGGACGAGAAAGACTATCAGCCCAGGGCTTTCTCAGGATTTCACATTTCTGAGGTGCAGCAGGAGAACGACCGGTTGATgctcagacaggagcagcttgAGCTGCAGTGGGAGCAGGAGAGGATCTCACTGCAGGCTGCTGCTGCACAAGCACACAGTGAACTCCAACG GGTTCAGGACCGCATTGCAGAGCAGCTTGCCTCACTTAAGGCTGAGCACCAGAGGGAGGTAGAGCATCTTGTGGCACGCCACGCCCTCGAGCATTCCTCTTCCAAAGTGGCGGAACTCACAAATCAAATGAAGACACAAGAG ATCATGGTGCTGCATTTGCGTGAGCAATTAAAGGAACTGCAGAGTACTAAAGATGCTCTTGTTGTGTCTAAACTCAGAGAAGAGACACTGCAGAACCAG CTGGCTAAGCTTTTAGAAGAGCTGAAGCAGGCGAAAGAGGCCCACAGTCCTGAGCTGAGGCACTTTACCAGCCTGGAGCACAAAATCCACTCAATGGAGCTACGATACCAGCAGCGTGAGCAAGAACTGCAGCAG GTGATAGCTCAGACGCGGTCAGTGGTAGAGCAGGAGCAGCAGACGGAGGTGGCTCGCTGGAAAAGGCTAGCACAGGGGAAGAGCAGTGAGCTAGAGGCCTTCAGACTGGAGCTGGACTCCATACTGGATGTGCTTCGAGAGCTCCAGAGACAGGGTGTGGTCATCCCTGCCACACAGCACTCCTCTGCTTCTGGCTTCGTATTCCGGCCCCTCAGATCCTGA
- the cep162 gene encoding centrosomal protein of 162 kDa isoform X3, giving the protein MAYRMTKEELDQQFEQFLKESVSDDSVELGSSSARHSVLDQLGKVPQKPVKKSDVSVPWWQDDDDSEDALGKVPSKPTPKPRSKALDRASRLDKINLPYQETSPDTDRQRGSEHTAAKPKKLLTNEYSCSEEKRASEDDFPLESDSPFTAEYSHSTPRQTSVILTDSDNALSERESSGSDTSSSDNGLLASGKTFLKSLRKSQPIQEVDEERLLENGPRGDAVIFSRDSLEPEADLDLDEKEKARLFPNLDRGSESDDLRLNKERESSSSTVTSPKREGAVSLTMENQGEDGERVSAKDNTSPSPAYSDDFEDEVSEKKAEKKKPERRGMLAKVSLHDSLNDTDGDQVAALRNYVAERTEFPNSRVAEAAGPGAPVSLHDSLNSTDGYQGAAVGTDGTERPEWPDSRMPEAAGPGAPGQSYGQSGASEMEALQEAYWQISHSVREYEDDKVQESSRSPTSPTTPVFSTGTFRHVSTAGSDLPTAEELMQAIGPDSGFTYGLSLQPLIEAAGDGSAERMALDGSPVRADDLREVNKEIPAVMEPHTATLQNRHRSVAEELKRLMQEDSPERPSVSSKGKKPQASGRSTTTRSTLSVFRKAPVPSERTKKVESRPLAKPSAPSRTGRIAKPPFPLAQRKNPSHITNKSSALNQTHTVKGADSGLRVSSELITSVQSFAAFLEHQMKLNPDRPDLSDRNTQQTTKNTSDLGKEVPAVSGQDLLSTRSSLEQLSLQLAQNERRLLLREEQLQQEHSKEISALKQENYMLQSKLRSLEETSKKQRWSFGEVSDPATEEKLRQIEKEMKQQETLIQGYHLENEKLYVQMKALQAQNKQNEEAMFTENQRLLSELAFTKEQLHRINKQKTMGSGSVAAADQGYSVTELMAQVQAAERKEAKLQAETHRLKQEKQALQVDLQMIKKERDLAKAQVLYTSGDKGFELKLLEEKHKEEVSELKKRLQWYAENQELLDKDAARLRAASAETQKLTEQVEKLKMEVAKRANLQEKKAKERAGEAKRIQDLERQVREMEEILRRRHPNSLPALIYAAVAAGGEEGGSNHQHAAPQPSQTVALLERRIHRLEAELEGRDDEAKRSLRAMEQQFQRIKLQYEQQISELEQQLTERSPEHRDGLSQESRTKAELLQEELKQLKEAHQSQVNALKAEVASLQEQVQQARSSAEPEKSTRSPSRHQRQAEAAQAARLERLTQELSAKSRTIQDLHRTVERLQRERRTMLSVPSRVEGSSTKPRQQHSGPDKDPIPVAATETFPPTKDEKDYQPRAFSGFHISEVQQENDRLMLRQEQLELQWEQERISLQAAAAQAHSELQRVQDRIAEQLASLKAEHQREVEHLVARHALEHSSSKVAELTNQMKTQEIMVLHLREQLKELQSTKDALVVSKLREETLQNQLAKLLEELKQAKEAHSPELRHFTSLEHKIHSMELRYQQREQELQQVIAQTRSVVEQEQQTEVARWKRLAQGKSSELEAFRLELDSILDVLRELQRQGVVIPATQHSSASGFVFRPLRS; this is encoded by the exons ATGGCTTACCGAATGACAAAGGAGGAGTTGGACCAGCAGTTTGAACAGTTTCTGAAAGAG TCCGTCTCCGATGACTCTGTTGAACTGGGAAGCAGCTCTGCGCGCCACAGTGTCTTGGACCAATTGGGGAAAGTACCACAGAAGCCGGTGAAGAAAAGCGACGTGTCCGTGCCTTGGTGGCAGGATGATGATGACAGTGAGGATGCTCTGGGAAAAG TCCCCTCTAAGCCCACCCCTAAACCTCGCAGCAAGGCCCTCGACAGGGCCAGCCGTCTGGACAAGATCAATCTGCCTTATCAAGAGACTTCCCCTGACACAGATAGGCAGAGGGGCTCTGAACATACTGCTGCAAAGCCAAAGAAGCTGTTAACCAATGAGTACAGTTGTTCAGAAGAAAAGAGGGCCTCTGAAGACGACTTTCCCTTGGAGTCAGATAGTCCATTCACGGCTGAGTACTCCCACAGTACACCGAGACAGACAAgtgtcattctgacagactctGATAACGctctttcagagagagagagcagtggcaGTGACACATCGAGTAGTGACAATG GACTGTTGGCATCTGGGAAGACCTTCCTCAAATCCTTAAGGAAGTCTCAGCCCATCCAGGAGGTTGACGAAGAGCGACTGCTGGAGAATGGGCCCAGAGGGGATGCAGTCATCTTCAGCAGAGACAGTCTAGAGCCAGAGG CTGACTTAGACCTGGATGAGAAGGAGAAGGCAAGACTTTTTCCCAACCTGGACAGAGGTTCTGAGTCTGATGACCTCAGGttgaacaaagagagagaatccagcagctccactgtcACCTCACCAAAACG GGAAGGAGCTGTATCTTTGACAATGGAAAATCAGGGAGAAGATGGCGAACGGGTTTCTGCTAAAGACAACACAT CACCGTCACCTGCTTACAGTGACGATTTTGAGGATGAAGTAAGTGAGAAGAAAGCTGAAAAGAAG aaaCCTGAAAGGCGAGGCATGTTGGCTAAAG TTTCACTTCATGACTCTCTGAATGACACGGATGGAGATCAGGTGGCTGCTTTGAGAAATTACGTTGCAGAAAGAACTGAATTTCCCAACTCCAGAGTGGCAGAGGCAGCAGGACCAGGTGCTCCAG tgTCACTTCATGACTCTCTGAACTCCACAGATGGATATCAAGGGGCTGCTGTGGGAACTGATGGTACAGAAAGACCTGAATGGCCTGACTCCAGAATGCCAGAGGCAGCAGGACCAGGTGCTCCAG GTCAGTCGTATGGTCAGAGTGGTGCGAGTGAGATGGAGGCACTGCAGGAGGCATACTGGCAGATCAGTCACTCTGTGCGAGAGTACGAGGATGACAAAGTGCAAGAGTCCAGCAGGAGTCCAACTTCTCCCACCACTCCAGTGTTCTCTACAGGAACCTTCAGACATGTCTCCACAGCAGGATCAG ATTTACCGACTGCAGAGGAACTGATGCAGGCTATTGGACCCGACTCTGGATTCACATATGGCCTGTCCCTTCAGCCCCTAAT TGAAGCAGCAGGTGATGGCAGTGCTGAAAGGATGGCTTTAGATGGCAGTCCAGTGCGAGCTGATGATCTCAGAGAAGTAAATAAAGAGATCCCTGCAGTAATGGAGCCGCACACAGCCACCCTTCAGAACAGACACAGGAGCGTTGCTGAGGAGCTGAAAAGGCTCATGCAGGAGGACTCTCCGGAACGCCCTAGTGTCTCCAGCAAGGGCAAGAAGCCGCAG gcttcTGGCAGATCTACTACTACAAGGTCCACTTTATCTGTTTTTAGAAAAGCTCCAGTGCCATCAGAGAGGACTAAAAAAGTTGAGAGCAGACCGCTGGCGAAGCCTTCTGCGCCCAGCAGGACTGGCCGTATAGCCAAACCTCCATTTCCACTGGCTCAAAGAAAGAATCCGAGCCATATCACCAACAAATCGTCTGCTCTAAACCAGACACACACTGTCAAAG GCGCAGACTCTGGTTTGAGGGTAAGCAGTGAACTCATTACCTCAGTCCAGTCCTTTGCTGCTTTTTTAGAGCATCAAATGAAACTGAACCCTGACCGCCCTGACCTTTCAGACCGCAACACACAGCAAACAACAAAGAACACA AGTGATTTAGGAAAGGAAGTACCTgcagtcagtggtcaggacctgcTCTCGACACGCTCTTCTCTGGAGCAACTGAGTCTGCAGCTTGCTCAGAACGAGAGGCGGCTCCTGCTCAGAGAGGAGCAGCTACAGCAAGAGCATAGCAAGGAGATAAGTGCGCTCAAACAGGAGAACTACATGTTACAGAGCAAG CTGCGCAGCCTAGAAGAGACCAGTAAGAAACAGCGATGGAGTTTTGGCGAGGTCTCAGACCCAGCAACGGAGGAGAAACTCCGACAGATTGAGAAAGAGATGAAGCAACAGGAGACACTGATTCAGGGCTATCACCTG GAGAACGAGAAGTTATACGTGCAGATGAAGGCTCTCCAGgcgcaaaataaacaaaacgaAGAGGCCATGTTCACAGAGAACCAGCGGCTGCTCTCTGAATTAGCCTTCACTAA AGAACAGTTACACAGGATCAATAAGCAGAAGACTATGGGAAGTGGAAGTGTAGCTGCTGCAGATCAAGGATACAGTGTCACTGAGCTAATGGCTCAGGTGCAAGCTGCAGAG AGGAAAGAAGCAAAGCTACAGGCGGAAACCCACAGGCTAAAACAAGAGAAGCAGGCCCTACAGGTGGACCTGCAAATGATCAAAAAAGAGAGGGACTTAGCAAAAGCACAGGTCCTCTACACCTCAG GTGATAAAGGCTTTGAGCTGAAGCTTCTGGAAGAGAAGCATAAGGAAGAGGTGTCCGAGCTAAAAAAGAGGCTACAGTGGTATGCTGAGAATCAGGAGCTGCTGGACAAAGATGCAGCTCGACTGAGAGCAGCCAGTGCAGAGACACAGAAACTAACTGAGCAG GTGGAGAAGCTTAAGATGGAGGTAGCCAAGCGAGCCAACCTGCAGGAGAAGAAAGCAAAAGAAAGGGCTGGGGAGGCCAAGAGAATCCAGGACCTGGAGCGGCAG GTGAGGGAGATGGAGGAGATCCTTCGGCGTAGGCACCCAAACTCCCTGCCTGCTCTGATCTATGCTGCAGTGGCAGCAGGTGGTGAAGAGGGAGGAAGCAACCATCAACATGCAGCTCCTCAACCCTCCCAGACGGTAGCCCTACTAGAGCGACGCATCCACAGGCTGGAGGCTGAGCTCGAGGGCCGCGATGACGAAGCCAAGCGCTCTCTCAGAGCCATGGAGCAGCAGTTCCAGAGAATTAAG ctcCAGTATGAGCAGCAAATCTCAGAGCTAGAGCAGCAGTTAACTGAGCGAAGCCCAGAGCATCGAGATGGTTTGTCCCAGGAGTCGAGGACTAAGGCTGAGCTGCtgcaggaggagctgaagcagctAAAGGAGGCCCACCAAAGCCAAGTGAATGCTTTGAAGGCTGAAGTGGCCTCCCTGCAGGAACAGGTCCAGCAGGCTCGTTCCTCAGCAGAGCCAGAGAAGTCAACCCGCAGCCCTTCACGACACCAGCGGCAGGCTGAAGCAGCGCAGGCGGCTCGGCTGGAACGCCTGACCCAAGAACTTTCTGCAAAGAGCCGGACCATTCAGGACCTCCATCGCACCGTGGAGaggctgcagagagagaggaggaccATGCTCTCTGTGCCTTCAAGGGTCGAGGGGTCCAGCACAAAGCCTAGACAGCAGCACTCTGGCCCTGACAAAGACCCAATTCCTGTCGCTGCCACCGAGACTTTCCCTCCTACCAAGGACGAGAAAGACTATCAGCCCAGGGCTTTCTCAGGATTTCACATTTCTGAGGTGCAGCAGGAGAACGACCGGTTGATgctcagacaggagcagcttgAGCTGCAGTGGGAGCAGGAGAGGATCTCACTGCAGGCTGCTGCTGCACAAGCACACAGTGAACTCCAACG GGTTCAGGACCGCATTGCAGAGCAGCTTGCCTCACTTAAGGCTGAGCACCAGAGGGAGGTAGAGCATCTTGTGGCACGCCACGCCCTCGAGCATTCCTCTTCCAAAGTGGCGGAACTCACAAATCAAATGAAGACACAAGAG ATCATGGTGCTGCATTTGCGTGAGCAATTAAAGGAACTGCAGAGTACTAAAGATGCTCTTGTTGTGTCTAAACTCAGAGAAGAGACACTGCAGAACCAG CTGGCTAAGCTTTTAGAAGAGCTGAAGCAGGCGAAAGAGGCCCACAGTCCTGAGCTGAGGCACTTTACCAGCCTGGAGCACAAAATCCACTCAATGGAGCTACGATACCAGCAGCGTGAGCAAGAACTGCAGCAG GTGATAGCTCAGACGCGGTCAGTGGTAGAGCAGGAGCAGCAGACGGAGGTGGCTCGCTGGAAAAGGCTAGCACAGGGGAAGAGCAGTGAGCTAGAGGCCTTCAGACTGGAGCTGGACTCCATACTGGATGTGCTTCGAGAGCTCCAGAGACAGGGTGTGGTCATCCCTGCCACACAGCACTCCTCTGCTTCTGGCTTCGTATTCCGGCCCCTCAGATCCTGA